From the Harpia harpyja isolate bHarHar1 chromosome 16, bHarHar1 primary haplotype, whole genome shotgun sequence genome, one window contains:
- the KCNA4 gene encoding potassium voltage-gated channel subfamily A member 4 → MEVAMVSADSSGCNSHMPYGYAVQARARERERLAQSRAAAAAAVAAATAAVEGGATGGGGPYHHYHQEQSRGASSSHGGNASRSSMPHRQSGKRRKKGKKRSHHLGSRECGASFPCSELLPLSGSEERILKDLSEEEEEDEDEDEDDEEEGKLYYSDDYGEDEFSYSDQPPDDGGGPGGYSSVRYSEYECCERVVINVSGLRFETQLKTLAQFPETLLGDPAKRGRYFDPLRNEYFFDRNRPSFDAILYYYQSGGRLKRPVNVPFDIFTEEVKFYQLGEEAMLKFREDEGFVKEEEDKALPENEFKRQVWLLFEYPESSSPARGIAIVSVLVILISIVIFCLETLPEFRDDKEFVMSLSLGKGLSNESLHLDAGEHTIFNDPFFIVETVCIIWFSFEFTVRCFACPSKAHFFKNIMNIIDIVSILPYFITLGTDLAQEQGSNGQQAMSFAILRIIRLVRVFRIFKLSRHSKGLQILGHTLRASMRELGLLIFFLFIGVILFSSAVYFAEADEPATHFQSIPDAFWWAVVTMTTVGYGDMKPITVGGKIVGSLCAIAGVLTIALPVPVIVSNFNYFYHRETENEEQTQLMQNAVSCPYLPTNLLKKFRSSSSSSTEDKSEYLEMEEGVKESLCVKEKKSQDTGNSSESEKKNCVNSNSVETDV, encoded by the coding sequence atGGAGGTTGCAATGGTGAGTGCAGATAGCTCCGGGTGCAACAGCCACATGCCCTACGGATATGCGGTCCAAGCTCGGGCCCGAGAGAGAGAGCGGCTGGCACAGTCAAGAGCCGCAGCAGCTGCAGCCgtagcagcagccacagcagcagtagAAGGTGGGGCAACAGGTGGAGGTGGACCGTATCACCACTACCATCAGGAACAGAGTCGAGGTGCATCCTCCTCTCATGGTGGGAATGCGTCACGCAGCAGCATGCCCCACCGCCAGAGTGGTAAGAGGCgtaagaaagggaagaagaggagccACCACTTGGGAAGTAGGGAGTGTGGGGCCTCCTTCCCCTGTTCTGAGCTGCTGCCTCTCAGTGGTTCTGAAGAGAGAATACTGAAGGACTtgagtgaggaggaagaggaggatgaagacgAGGATGAAGACgatgaggaagaaggaaagctCTACTACAGTGATGACTATGGGGAGGATGAGTTTTCATACTCAGACCAGCCACCTGATGATGGTGGAGGCCCTGGGGGTTACAGCTCTGTTCGCTACAGTGAGTACGAGTGTTGTGAGCGTGTGGTAATCAACGTGTCAGGACTGCGGTTTGAGACCCAACTGAAGACATTAGCTCAGTTCCCGGAGACGTTGTTGGGTGATCCAGCGAAGCGAGGGAGGTACTTTGACCCTCTCAGGAATGAATACTTCTTTGATAGGAACCGGCCCAGCTTTGATGCCATCTTGTACTACTACCAGAGTGGTGGTCGGCTGAAGAGGCCAGTCAATGTACCCTTTGACATCTTCACCGAGGAGGTGAAATTCTACCAACTTGGGGAGGAGGCCATGCTCAAGTTTAGGGAGGATGAAGGGTTTGtcaaagaggaagaggacaaagcTTTGCCGGAGAATGAGTTTAAGAGGCAGGTTTGGCTGCTGTTTGAGTACCCAGAGAGCTCCAGTCCAGCCAGAGGCATTGCCATTGTCTCTGTCTTGGTCATCTTGATCTCCATTGTCATCTTTTGTCTGGAGACTTTGCCAGAGTTCAGAGATGACAAAGAATTCGTCATGTCCCTGAGCTTAGGGAAGGGACTTTCCAATGAGTCACTTCACCTGGACGCTGGGGAGCACACCATCTTCAATGACCCTTTTTTCATTGTAGAGACAGTATGCATCATTTGGTTCTCCTTTGAGTTTACAGTGCGCTGCTTTGCATGTCCAAGCAAAGCACACTTCTTCAAGAACATCATGAACATCATAGACATTGTCTCCATCTTGCCTTACTTCATTACTCTGGGCACTGACTTGGCGCAGGAGCAGGGCAGTAATGGTCAACAGGCCATGTCTTTTGCCATCCTGAGGATCATCCGTCTGGTCAGGGTGTTTCGCATCTTCAAGCTCTCCAGGCACTCCAAGGGTTTGCAGATCCTGGGTCATACACTCAGGGCCAGCATGAGGGAACTCGGCCtcctcatcttttttctttttattggagtcattttgttttccagtgctgTTTACTTCGCCGAAGCTGATGAGCCTGCCACCCATTTTCAAAGCATCCCAGATGCCTTTTGGTGGGCTGTAGTGACCATGACTACAGTTGGTTATGGGGATATGAAACCCATAACTGTGGGTGGGAAAATAGTTGGGTCCTTGTGTGCCATTGCGGGAGTGTTAACCATTGCTTTACCAGTGCCAGTGATTGTGTCCAATTTTAACTATTTCTACCACAGAGAGACTGAGAATGAAGAACAAACGCAGCTGATGCAAAATGCAGTCAGTTGCCCTTACCTCCCAACAAATTTACTGAAGAAATTCAGAAGCTCATCATCTTCATCCACAGAGGATAAATCAGAATATTTGGAGATGGAAGAAGGAGTTAAAGAATCTCTTTgtgtaaaggagaaaaaaagtcaggaCACGGGGAATAGCAGTgagtcagagaagaaaaactgtGTAAATTCAAATTCTGTGGAAACTGATGTGTAA